From a region of the Corallococcus coralloides DSM 2259 genome:
- the dhaL gene encoding dihydroxyacetone kinase subunit DhaL, whose protein sequence is MKKLVNAPRAVVQEMLEGFVALAPGQALLEGETVVVRADVPAALGARKVAVLSGGGSGHEPAHAGYVGTGMLHAAVAGDVFTSPSTDAVLAAIRAVAGTAGALLIVKNYTGDRLNFGLAAELARAEGIPTEVVVVADDVALRDTVEPERRRGIAGVVLVHKVAGAAAAAGASLAEVAREASEAAAALGSMGVALGPCTVPAAGRPGFTLGEGEVELGLGIHGEQGVRRVALQPADVLADTLLSTIVEDRKVGRGDRVALMVNGLGGTPPMELAIVTRRALAFLAERGVTVERAWQGTFLSALEMPGCSLTLLKVDDARLARLDAPTEAPAWPGRGQVVTRRQVVPTRAALPTVKGHPKPQPVMAQVRAAALAVADAWDAAEARLTELDSKAGDGDLGLSLARGAAAIRALPEGAWATPSGALTELGQALRRSIGGSSGPFYATALLRAARFLANKPADAAAWAKAFEVGVEAVSELGGAKPGDRTMVDALHPAAATLVRAVREGKTLGEAWVEATRAAEQGAEATASMSPRLGRASYLGERAKGVPDAGAVAVVIWMKALGGRAG, encoded by the coding sequence GGCGCCGGGCCAGGCGTTGCTGGAGGGGGAGACGGTGGTGGTGCGCGCGGACGTGCCGGCGGCGCTGGGGGCGAGGAAGGTGGCGGTGTTGTCGGGTGGAGGCAGCGGCCACGAGCCGGCGCACGCGGGCTACGTGGGGACGGGGATGCTGCACGCGGCGGTGGCGGGCGACGTGTTCACGTCACCCAGCACGGACGCGGTGCTGGCGGCGATCCGCGCGGTGGCGGGGACGGCGGGGGCGCTGCTCATCGTGAAGAACTACACGGGGGACCGGCTCAACTTCGGGCTCGCGGCGGAGCTGGCGAGGGCGGAGGGGATTCCCACGGAAGTGGTGGTGGTGGCGGACGATGTGGCGCTGCGGGACACGGTGGAGCCCGAGCGGCGCCGGGGCATTGCCGGCGTGGTGCTGGTGCACAAGGTGGCGGGGGCCGCGGCCGCGGCGGGAGCGTCGCTCGCGGAGGTGGCGCGTGAGGCCTCCGAAGCAGCGGCGGCGCTGGGCAGCATGGGCGTGGCGTTGGGGCCGTGCACGGTGCCCGCGGCGGGCCGGCCGGGCTTCACGTTGGGGGAGGGAGAGGTGGAGCTGGGGCTGGGCATCCACGGCGAGCAAGGGGTGCGCCGTGTGGCATTGCAGCCCGCGGACGTGCTGGCGGACACGTTGCTGTCCACCATCGTGGAGGACCGGAAGGTGGGCCGGGGGGACCGGGTGGCGTTGATGGTGAATGGGTTGGGAGGCACGCCGCCCATGGAGCTGGCCATCGTGACGCGCAGGGCGCTGGCGTTCCTGGCGGAGCGGGGCGTGACGGTGGAGCGCGCGTGGCAGGGCACATTCCTGTCCGCGTTGGAGATGCCGGGGTGTTCGCTGACATTGCTGAAGGTGGATGACGCGCGGCTCGCGCGGCTGGACGCGCCGACGGAGGCGCCGGCGTGGCCGGGTCGGGGGCAGGTGGTGACGCGCAGGCAGGTGGTGCCGACGCGCGCCGCGCTGCCGACGGTGAAGGGGCATCCGAAGCCGCAGCCGGTGATGGCGCAGGTGCGCGCGGCGGCGCTGGCGGTGGCGGACGCCTGGGACGCGGCCGAGGCTCGGCTGACGGAGCTGGACAGCAAGGCGGGGGATGGAGACCTGGGCTTGAGTCTGGCGCGTGGCGCGGCGGCGATCCGCGCGTTGCCAGAAGGGGCGTGGGCCACGCCGTCGGGTGCGTTGACGGAGCTGGGACAGGCTTTGCGCCGGAGCATCGGTGGCAGCTCCGGGCCGTTCTACGCGACGGCGTTGCTGCGGGCGGCGCGCTTCCTGGCGAACAAGCCGGCGGACGCGGCGGCCTGGGCGAAGGCGTTCGAAGTGGGAGTGGAGGCGGTGTCGGAGCTGGGCGGGGCGAAGCCGGGGGACCGGACGATGGTGGATGCGCTGCACCCGGCTGCGGCGACGCTGGTGCGCGCGGTCCGGGAGGGGAAGACGCTGGGGGAGGCGTGGGTGGAGGCGACGCGCGCGGCGGAACAGGGCGCGGAGGCGACCGCGAGCATGTCACCGCGACTGGGTCGGGCCAGCTACCTGGGGGAGCGCGCGAAGGGGGTTCCGGACGCGGGGGCCGTGGCGGTCGTGATCTGGATGAAGGCGCTGGGTGGGCGCGCGGGGTGA